One window of the Dreissena polymorpha isolate Duluth1 chromosome 5, UMN_Dpol_1.0, whole genome shotgun sequence genome contains the following:
- the LOC127881010 gene encoding ankyrin repeat domain-containing protein 6-like isoform X1: MVYLLKFLNHGLCLSGHSWNHSFKPLCQLKQRMEYHGMLNQRVLTAMQKRDIEKVQQLLLMPNYDLNYASQKRITPLILASQLGLFTVCKKLVTLKVDLGLNDLDGRTALHHSCYHGNKDVADLLIKAGANISVVSNEGDTPLHEAISSGHFDTVELLIQAGSDVNRPNHVTGSAPLDLAVLHERSEVTRLLIKNGANVHYRSRAKETALHYAVQVASMDIIQQLLDAGADLNSLNNIGESPLTVAIQERKLSVVKFLVETGCRLDHTDSLSPMYIACRQNSQDIICFLLSEGFNVSADRYLMRYTYLHLVESNPQLLEAIFHRIENPASLKEHCRTVIRKALRPNMMGKITKLSLPKLMKVWIQTDNIYS; the protein is encoded by the exons ATGGTTTATCTTTTGAAGTTCTTAAATCATGGCCTCTGTTTATCTGGTCACAGTTGGAATCATTCATTCAAGCCCTTATGTCAGTTGAAACAG AGAATGGAGTACCATGGAATGCTGAACCAACGCGTCTTGACCGCCATGCAGAAAAGAGATATTGAGAAAGTCCAGCAACTGCTATTGATGCCAAATTACGACCTTAACTATGCTTCACAGAAACGAATAACACCTTTGATTCTTGCATCCCAGTTGG GGTTATTTACAGTGTGTAAGAAACTGGTGACCTTGAAGGTGGATCTAGGTCTCAATGACCTTGATGGCAGGACGGCACTGCATCATTCTTGTTACCACGGGAACAAAGATGTTGCGGACCTGCTTATAAAAGCTGGGGCTAATATAAGTGTT GTAAGCAACGAAGGTGACACACCACTACACGAAGCAATCAGCTCTGGTCACTTTGACACAGTTGAGCTGCTGATACAAGCAGGAAGTGATGTCAACCGTCCTAACCATGTGACAGGAAGTGCTCCACTTGACCTTGCCGTGCTTCATGAGAGGTCAGAGGTCACACGATTACTGATCAAGAATGGGGCAAACGTCCACTA TAGGTCCCGGGCAAAAGAAACAGCTCTGCATTACGCAGTTCAAGTTGCCTCCATGGACATCATCCAACAACTGTTAGATGCTGGTGCTGATTTGAATTCCCTGAACAACATCGGAGAATCACCGCTAACTGTTGCAATTCAGGAACGCAAACTTTCGGTTGTGAAATTTCTTGTTGAAACCGGTTGTAGGTTGGACCATACAGATTCTTTGTCGCCCATGTATATAGCGTGTCGACAGAACAGTCAGGACATCATTTGTTTTCTCTTGTCAGAAGGTTTCAATGTTAGTGCTGATAGATATTTGATGAGATATACATATCTACACTTAGTGGAAAGTAACCCTCAGTTGTTGGAGGCTATATTCCACCGAATTGAAAATCCAGCGTCATTGAAGGAACACTGTAGAACTGTAATAAGAAAAGCCTTGCGACCGAATATGATGGGAAAAATTACCAAATTGAGTTTGCCAAAGTTAATGAAAGTTTGGATACAAACTGATAACATATACAGTTAA
- the LOC127881010 gene encoding ankyrin repeat domain-containing protein 29-like isoform X3 gives MVYLLKFLNHGLCLSGHSWNHSFKPLCQLKQRMEYHGMLNQRVLTAMQKRDIEKVQQLLLMPNYDLNYASQKRITPLILASQLGLFTVCKKLVTLKVDLGLNDLDGRTALHHSCYHGNKDVADLLIKAGANISVVSNEGDTPLHEAISSGHFDTVELLIQAGSDVNRPNHVTGSAPLDLAVLHERSEVTRLLIKNGANVH, from the exons ATGGTTTATCTTTTGAAGTTCTTAAATCATGGCCTCTGTTTATCTGGTCACAGTTGGAATCATTCATTCAAGCCCTTATGTCAGTTGAAACAG AGAATGGAGTACCATGGAATGCTGAACCAACGCGTCTTGACCGCCATGCAGAAAAGAGATATTGAGAAAGTCCAGCAACTGCTATTGATGCCAAATTACGACCTTAACTATGCTTCACAGAAACGAATAACACCTTTGATTCTTGCATCCCAGTTGG GGTTATTTACAGTGTGTAAGAAACTGGTGACCTTGAAGGTGGATCTAGGTCTCAATGACCTTGATGGCAGGACGGCACTGCATCATTCTTGTTACCACGGGAACAAAGATGTTGCGGACCTGCTTATAAAAGCTGGGGCTAATATAAGTGTT GTAAGCAACGAAGGTGACACACCACTACACGAAGCAATCAGCTCTGGTCACTTTGACACAGTTGAGCTGCTGATACAAGCAGGAAGTGATGTCAACCGTCCTAACCATGTGACAGGAAGTGCTCCACTTGACCTTGCCGTGCTTCATGAGAGGTCAGAGGTCACACGATTACTGATCAAGAATGGGGCAAACGTCCACTA G
- the LOC127881010 gene encoding 26S proteasome non-ATPase regulatory subunit 10-like isoform X2, with protein sequence MEYHGMLNQRVLTAMQKRDIEKVQQLLLMPNYDLNYASQKRITPLILASQLGLFTVCKKLVTLKVDLGLNDLDGRTALHHSCYHGNKDVADLLIKAGANISVVSNEGDTPLHEAISSGHFDTVELLIQAGSDVNRPNHVTGSAPLDLAVLHERSEVTRLLIKNGANVHYRSRAKETALHYAVQVASMDIIQQLLDAGADLNSLNNIGESPLTVAIQERKLSVVKFLVETGCRLDHTDSLSPMYIACRQNSQDIICFLLSEGFNVSADRYLMRYTYLHLVESNPQLLEAIFHRIENPASLKEHCRTVIRKALRPNMMGKITKLSLPKLMKVWIQTDNIYS encoded by the exons ATGGAGTACCATGGAATGCTGAACCAACGCGTCTTGACCGCCATGCAGAAAAGAGATATTGAGAAAGTCCAGCAACTGCTATTGATGCCAAATTACGACCTTAACTATGCTTCACAGAAACGAATAACACCTTTGATTCTTGCATCCCAGTTGG GGTTATTTACAGTGTGTAAGAAACTGGTGACCTTGAAGGTGGATCTAGGTCTCAATGACCTTGATGGCAGGACGGCACTGCATCATTCTTGTTACCACGGGAACAAAGATGTTGCGGACCTGCTTATAAAAGCTGGGGCTAATATAAGTGTT GTAAGCAACGAAGGTGACACACCACTACACGAAGCAATCAGCTCTGGTCACTTTGACACAGTTGAGCTGCTGATACAAGCAGGAAGTGATGTCAACCGTCCTAACCATGTGACAGGAAGTGCTCCACTTGACCTTGCCGTGCTTCATGAGAGGTCAGAGGTCACACGATTACTGATCAAGAATGGGGCAAACGTCCACTA TAGGTCCCGGGCAAAAGAAACAGCTCTGCATTACGCAGTTCAAGTTGCCTCCATGGACATCATCCAACAACTGTTAGATGCTGGTGCTGATTTGAATTCCCTGAACAACATCGGAGAATCACCGCTAACTGTTGCAATTCAGGAACGCAAACTTTCGGTTGTGAAATTTCTTGTTGAAACCGGTTGTAGGTTGGACCATACAGATTCTTTGTCGCCCATGTATATAGCGTGTCGACAGAACAGTCAGGACATCATTTGTTTTCTCTTGTCAGAAGGTTTCAATGTTAGTGCTGATAGATATTTGATGAGATATACATATCTACACTTAGTGGAAAGTAACCCTCAGTTGTTGGAGGCTATATTCCACCGAATTGAAAATCCAGCGTCATTGAAGGAACACTGTAGAACTGTAATAAGAAAAGCCTTGCGACCGAATATGATGGGAAAAATTACCAAATTGAGTTTGCCAAAGTTAATGAAAGTTTGGATACAAACTGATAACATATACAGTTAA